The genomic region GAGATTCTATTCTGTCCTGCTCTGGCTTAGCAGGTCGGGCAATGCCGGCAGGGCCTGGTCAAGAGGGATAATTTCAATGCCCGGCAGGTGGCGGCGATGAGGTCCGCCATAGAACATATAGGCTCTGGCCATGGGATAGTCCCGAGCAAAAGCCCGCAGGCCTTTGATGTCATGGTTTCTGATGGCCCCTGCCCGTTTGACTTCAATGCCGATGAGGCCTTTTTCTCCGTAGAGTATCAAATCCACTTCCTGATTTTCAGGTGTTCTCCAGTAATACAGGTCATATCCCAGCCCCAGATTGTCGTTGACCGCTCTGATCTCCTGGAAGACCAGGGTTTCCAGGGCAGCGCCGTCAATCTCCTCGGGCCGGTCAAGAGGCCCCTTGGGGCGCAGTGTCCGGAATACCCCGGCGTCAAAGAAGAAGAATTTGGGATGTGCGGACATACGCCGCCTGCTCTTCCGGGTGAACACCGGCAAACGCCAGGCCAGCAGAAGGTCTTCCAGGATATGGAAATAGCCTTCCACTACCTTGCGGTTGACCTCGCACTCCCTGGCCACCTGGGAAATATTCAGTACCGAGGCCTGGGAAAGGCTGGCCGCTTCCAGGAACCGGGCAAAGGCCTGCAGGTTGCGGACCAGACCCTCCTGCTGGACTTCTTCGCGAATGTAGGTGTGTACGTAGGCGGACAGATAGTCGGCTGGATTCTGTTCGGTGCAGGCGGCCGGCAAATGACCGCGGGTAAGGGCCTGATCCAGGGAAAAATCCGGACCAAGCTCAACAGCCGTAAGAGGATGCATGGACCTGGTCACAGCCCGGCCGGCCAGGAGGTTGACCCCCCTGGAGCGCAGTTTCCTGGCGCTGGAACCGGTGAGGATGAACTTAAGTCCCTGGTTTTCGATTAATTGGTGCACAGTGTTCAACAGTTCCGGTACGCGCTGCACCTCATCAATGACCACCCAGCCATCATAACCGGGGGGAATGAATTCAATCAGGCGATAGGGGCCTGCCAGCAGGGAGGTATAGTGTCTGGAATCCAGCAAATCGACATATACTGAGTCTGGATACTCGGCCCTGACCCAGGTGGATTTGCCAGTACCCCGGGGTCCGAACAGGAAAAAGCTTTTCTTGGCAGGTTGATTCAGTATTCTGGAGTACATGATTCCATTTTTCAGCAAAAATTGGAGTTGTCAAGTTAATTTTTACAGCTCCAGCTGAGAATTTATGTCTGTTGAACCCGCTGCAATCCGTTTAAACGCTTCGGACAGGTCCGTATGATCAATCAGTTTCACTCGGGCCGCCAATGGTCATGGGAGCATTACGAGTTTTTTGAAAATGGATGGGGACAGTCCCGAAGCCAGGGACAGTCCCCCTCCGGACTGTAAGCCTCCGGGCAGGAAGCCGTGCCATGCCGTAGTTTATAGCTTTTCACACAAAAAGATAGCCTTAACACACCCTATTCATATTTTGTTTTCAAAAAACTCGTAATGCTCCCAATGGTCATTCATGGCAAAAATGAACTCACAAGTTTAATCAGTCGGCTGCTAAATCTATTCAGTCAAATGAAAACTTACGGGATTAAAAGATATCACCTTGATGCAGGGCGGTTATAAACTGCTCCACCGGCAAGACATGCAGACCGTCAAACCTGTAAACCCTCTGTCCTGTATATACGGCAATCATTTTTTCCACATCAATTTTATTCTGGCTCTTCAGAGAACGCATAGGAGCTTCCCATTCTCTGCGCCATGCATCAGAAAGCTTGACTTCCAGGGCCACAACCCGGCCAGGAGATCCTGACCTTTTTCTGGCGGTCTCCACAATAAAATCCACTTCAACTCCGGATGGTGTTCTGTAAAAATAAATGGGCCGGTGTTTTCGGCTCACCTGGTTAAAAACTCTGAGTTCATGAAAGATAATAGTTTCCAGAGCCGTGCCCTGCCAGGCTCTGTCTACAGGATCGCGCAACCACCCGGCTGCGGCTCTGGCAACACCTGGATCAAACCAGAAAAATTTCGGCCTGGCCGTTTCTCTGACTTTAAAGCCCGGGCGCCAGGCCTGGAGAAAATTTCCAAGCAATGTGTCCACAAGGATGGAAAAGTATCCATCAACCGTGCTTCTGGGTACCCCTGAGTCTCTGGCCAGCCCCTGAGTATTGATCATCTGGGCATTCATCTGACCGGCTATGCTCATAAAGCGCAAAAAAGGCGGTTCATGGCGAATCAGACCTTCAGCTCTTATTTCTTCCTGCAAGTAAGTATCAACATAGGCTGCAAGGATATCCGGGGCCAGTTGGGGATTGTTGAGAACCATGGGCAGCATTCCCCAGTTCAGAGCCATATTCAGGTTAAATCCGCTGCCAAGTTCGTGAGCTGAAAACCCTTCCATATTCAGAGTCAGTGCCCGTCCGGCCAGAAGGTTGGCTCCTCCTCTCTTCAGCTTGCGTGCTGACGATCCGCAAAGCGCGAATTTCAACCCCCTGGATTCCATAATCCTGTGAACTTCGTCCAGGAGTACAGGATTTTTTTGAATTTCATCCAGAACCACCCATTCATCGCTTTTCAGGTGGGCGATCATGGCTTCAAGACGATGCGGCTCCTTCATAAGTTCCAAGTGGAGAGATGAGTCCAGCAGATCAAGTCTCAATGAATTTCCAAGGACATCATTGAGCCATGTTGTTTTTCCAGTTCCTCGTGGACCAAAAAGAAAAAAAGAATAATCCGGGCACGTCAGGAGTCTTGGAATAATATGCTTGCTGTTTGCCATGCGTTTCTCCAGTGGTTTCGTAGAAATCCAATGCAAAATTACATCTTTTCCGTAAATTTGCAAGTTCCTGCTGTTTAGGTTCTATACAGCCGATACGGACTTGACGTGGAGCATTACGCGTTTCTGAAAGCTGCAAACATGAAATCGCA from Desulfonatronovibrio magnus harbors:
- a CDS encoding ATP-binding protein, producing the protein MYSRILNQPAKKSFFLFGPRGTGKSTWVRAEYPDSVYVDLLDSRHYTSLLAGPYRLIEFIPPGYDGWVVIDEVQRVPELLNTVHQLIENQGLKFILTGSSARKLRSRGVNLLAGRAVTRSMHPLTAVELGPDFSLDQALTRGHLPAACTEQNPADYLSAYVHTYIREEVQQEGLVRNLQAFARFLEAASLSQASVLNISQVARECEVNRKVVEGYFHILEDLLLAWRLPVFTRKSRRRMSAHPKFFFFDAGVFRTLRPKGPLDRPEEIDGAALETLVFQEIRAVNDNLGLGYDLYYWRTPENQEVDLILYGEKGLIGIEVKRAGAIRNHDIKGLRAFARDYPMARAYMFYGGPHRRHLPGIEIIPLDQALPALPDLLSQSRTE
- a CDS encoding ATP-binding protein gives rise to the protein MANSKHIIPRLLTCPDYSFFLFGPRGTGKTTWLNDVLGNSLRLDLLDSSLHLELMKEPHRLEAMIAHLKSDEWVVLDEIQKNPVLLDEVHRIMESRGLKFALCGSSARKLKRGGANLLAGRALTLNMEGFSAHELGSGFNLNMALNWGMLPMVLNNPQLAPDILAAYVDTYLQEEIRAEGLIRHEPPFLRFMSIAGQMNAQMINTQGLARDSGVPRSTVDGYFSILVDTLLGNFLQAWRPGFKVRETARPKFFWFDPGVARAAAGWLRDPVDRAWQGTALETIIFHELRVFNQVSRKHRPIYFYRTPSGVEVDFIVETARKRSGSPGRVVALEVKLSDAWRREWEAPMRSLKSQNKIDVEKMIAVYTGQRVYRFDGLHVLPVEQFITALHQGDIF